Proteins encoded together in one Kribbella voronezhensis window:
- a CDS encoding alpha/beta fold hydrolase: MKLPVTAYGESGSPVVVMHGLFGSGRNWMTAARRLASAHRVYALDLRNHGTSPHVDTMSYPEMAADVQETIADLGTGPVALIGHSMGGKTAMVTALQYPEVVERLIVVDAAPVTYPPAFVEYAKAMRSADLSNVHRRADVEAQLVDAVDSPGTRAFLLQNLILDTEGARWRPNLPVIEAALPQISGWPEDLTGSFDGPTLFVYGGKSDYVQQDHRATIAAYFPTAQYAEIPEAGHWVHAERLDDFLTTITPFLP; encoded by the coding sequence ATGAAGCTCCCGGTCACGGCGTACGGCGAGAGTGGTTCACCGGTCGTGGTGATGCACGGTCTGTTCGGCTCCGGCCGGAACTGGATGACGGCCGCTCGCCGGCTGGCGTCCGCGCATCGGGTGTACGCGCTCGACCTGCGCAACCACGGGACTTCGCCGCACGTCGACACGATGAGCTACCCGGAGATGGCCGCGGACGTCCAGGAGACGATCGCGGACCTGGGCACCGGGCCGGTCGCGTTGATCGGGCACTCGATGGGTGGCAAGACCGCGATGGTCACCGCGCTGCAGTATCCCGAGGTCGTCGAGCGGCTGATCGTCGTCGACGCGGCGCCGGTGACGTACCCGCCGGCCTTCGTCGAGTACGCCAAGGCGATGCGCTCCGCCGATCTCTCGAACGTCCACCGTCGCGCCGACGTGGAAGCCCAGTTGGTCGACGCCGTCGACTCACCCGGCACCCGCGCTTTCCTGCTCCAGAACCTGATCCTCGACACCGAAGGCGCCCGCTGGCGCCCGAACCTCCCGGTCATCGAAGCCGCCCTGCCCCAGATCTCCGGCTGGCCTGAAGACCTCACCGGCTCGTTCGACGGACCGACTCTCTTCGTCTACGGCGGCAAGTCCGACTACGTCCAACAGGACCACCGCGCCACCATCGCCGCCTACTTCCCGACCGCCCAGTACGCCGAAATCCCCGAGGCCGGCCACTGGGTCCACGCCGAACGCCTCGACGATTTCCTCACCACCATCACCCCGTTCCTGCCCTGA
- a CDS encoding transposase: MADESSLPFFDRTATAAGGFPVGRRGYDKQAVDDYVRALEAQLADARNRVDELQNNSAPLQRQLDEAKRQLEASANPSYAGLGDRAAQILRLAQDQASEALEEAKREADELRATAAKEATSARAAGEREAQDIRTVALNEADSLRRTAEGDAAEIRRTAETEAGEVLAAARRKAEQLQLTAESQSSTLKNGALHEAEKIRTAIQRESAALRARLADEREQQAKELADKHSQIASDTENLTTQMREAAEASERRVAEATAQAAKIRAQAEESAERTLARARREAEQLLTTARTRSEAELANAADEAERSRTIVARETERLAKRRDGILAQIAGLNEIAGNIARQAAELDSETAAPAYTPFNSGSTPAAPSNSSTDSPFGRTGSPFSAPSTDTPSYPNIGSYSAPSSTGDDNSYGGASSSDSSYGGSSAKEAPTGFGTTSTGSPYRGNSPFTGADAGGARVDETRIDTGLRVDVSTLEAARSEEPRDATRIDEFRLDDRADGKKSEVDAKTAKTGADAKADTDGDAEIELDDALDAEVSSKSSEAAGKVADEGDAKAAKDDR; the protein is encoded by the coding sequence ATGGCTGACGAGTCGAGCCTGCCGTTCTTCGACCGTACGGCGACCGCTGCCGGGGGCTTCCCCGTCGGTCGGCGCGGGTACGACAAGCAGGCAGTGGACGACTACGTCCGCGCGCTGGAGGCGCAGCTTGCCGACGCGCGCAACCGGGTGGACGAGTTGCAGAACAACTCGGCGCCACTGCAACGCCAGCTCGACGAGGCCAAGCGCCAGCTCGAGGCCAGCGCCAACCCGTCGTACGCGGGGCTCGGTGACCGCGCGGCGCAGATCCTCCGGCTCGCCCAGGACCAGGCGTCCGAGGCACTGGAAGAGGCCAAGCGCGAGGCCGACGAACTGCGCGCCACCGCCGCCAAGGAGGCCACTTCGGCCCGCGCGGCCGGTGAGCGCGAGGCACAGGACATCCGCACCGTCGCGCTGAACGAGGCCGACAGCCTCCGCCGCACCGCCGAGGGCGACGCCGCCGAGATCCGCCGGACGGCCGAGACCGAGGCCGGCGAGGTCCTCGCGGCCGCCCGCCGCAAGGCCGAGCAGTTGCAGCTGACGGCCGAGTCGCAGTCGAGCACGCTGAAGAACGGCGCGCTGCACGAAGCGGAGAAGATCCGTACGGCGATCCAGCGTGAGTCCGCCGCTCTGCGCGCCCGCCTCGCCGACGAGCGCGAGCAGCAGGCCAAGGAGCTGGCCGACAAGCACTCCCAGATCGCCAGCGACACCGAGAACCTGACCACCCAGATGCGCGAGGCCGCCGAGGCGTCCGAGCGTCGCGTCGCCGAGGCCACCGCGCAGGCGGCGAAGATCCGCGCGCAGGCGGAGGAGTCGGCCGAGCGCACGCTCGCCCGCGCCCGCCGCGAGGCCGAGCAGTTGCTCACCACCGCCCGGACGAGGTCGGAGGCCGAGCTGGCCAACGCCGCCGACGAGGCGGAGCGGTCCCGGACGATCGTCGCCCGCGAGACCGAGCGGCTGGCCAAGCGCCGCGACGGCATCCTGGCCCAGATCGCCGGCCTGAACGAGATCGCCGGCAACATCGCCCGGCAGGCCGCCGAGCTCGACTCGGAGACCGCCGCCCCGGCGTACACGCCGTTCAACTCCGGCAGCACTCCGGCGGCACCGTCGAACAGCAGCACCGACAGCCCGTTCGGTCGCACCGGGAGCCCGTTCAGCGCACCGTCCACCGACACCCCGTCGTACCCCAACATCGGTTCGTACTCCGCGCCGAGCAGCACCGGCGACGACAACTCGTACGGCGGAGCGTCGTCGAGCGACAGCTCGTACGGCGGTTCATCGGCCAAGGAGGCGCCGACCGGGTTCGGTACGACGTCGACCGGCAGCCCGTACCGCGGGAACAGCCCCTTCACCGGGGCAGACGCGGGTGGTGCTCGGGTCGACGAGACCCGGATCGACACCGGTCTGCGGGTCGACGTGTCGACGCTCGAGGCGGCGCGGTCCGAAGAGCCGCGCGATGCGACCCGGATCGACGAGTTCCGGCTCGACGACCGGGCGGACGGCAAGAAGTCAGAGGTCGACGCGAAGACGGCGAAGACCGGCGCCGACGCGAAGGCCGACACCGACGGCGATGCGGAGATCGAGCTCGACGACGCGCTTGACGCCGAGGTGTCGAGCAAGAGCTCCGAGGCCGCCGGCAAGGTGGCGGACGAGGGTGACGCCAAGGCCGCGAAGGACGACAGGTGA
- a CDS encoding AI-2E family transporter: protein MTPPGDDTSVGNIAAIEAATREAKAAAAEAEAAADDAGKSAEEAETSAELAEDSAAKAKVAARSADADADRADADADRVQADAEEADSLVGELLIEERHPSEGMGAPGPPLRRSNPFVFGFFAALGVLVAWGLWHALGQAKSVLILLIVSMFIAVGLNPLVEWFMRRGLKRGLSVGVVFLLVLAAFAGVGFAIVPVVTDQINGLITNAPDWLDLLTKSKTLTDLDTKYHFIDKAKDYIQDPALAQKAFGGVLGVGKVVANALFSAFTVLILTLYFLASLPTVKKAAYSLVPASRRPRVSILGDEVLGRVGGYVSGQFLVAITAGFFAFVFLEIVGLGQYAVALAIVVVFTDFIPMVGGLIGCVIITLIGLTDGLWTGVFCLAYGVIYQQIENYVVAPRIMRRAVDIPGAVTVIAALLGGALLGVVGALLAIPTAAAVLLIIREVWVRKADAS from the coding sequence GTGACGCCACCCGGCGACGACACGTCGGTCGGTAACATCGCGGCGATCGAGGCCGCGACCAGGGAGGCGAAGGCCGCGGCGGCCGAGGCTGAGGCCGCGGCCGACGACGCCGGGAAGTCCGCCGAGGAGGCTGAGACGTCCGCCGAGCTGGCGGAGGACTCCGCCGCGAAGGCCAAGGTCGCTGCCCGCTCTGCCGATGCCGACGCCGACCGCGCCGATGCGGACGCCGATCGCGTGCAGGCCGATGCCGAGGAAGCGGACAGCCTGGTCGGCGAACTGCTGATCGAGGAGCGGCACCCCTCGGAGGGGATGGGCGCACCCGGTCCGCCGCTGCGCCGGTCGAACCCGTTCGTCTTCGGCTTCTTCGCCGCGCTCGGCGTGCTGGTCGCGTGGGGTCTGTGGCACGCGCTCGGTCAGGCCAAGTCGGTGCTGATCCTGCTGATCGTCTCCATGTTCATCGCGGTCGGCCTGAACCCGCTGGTCGAGTGGTTCATGCGGCGCGGGCTGAAGCGCGGACTGTCGGTCGGCGTGGTGTTCCTGCTGGTGCTGGCAGCGTTCGCGGGGGTCGGTTTCGCGATCGTGCCGGTGGTGACGGACCAGATCAACGGGCTGATCACCAACGCGCCGGACTGGCTCGACCTGCTGACCAAGTCCAAGACGCTGACCGACCTCGACACGAAGTACCACTTCATCGACAAGGCCAAGGACTACATCCAGGACCCGGCGCTGGCCCAGAAGGCCTTCGGCGGTGTCCTCGGTGTCGGCAAGGTGGTCGCGAACGCGCTGTTCTCGGCGTTCACCGTGCTGATCCTGACGCTGTATTTCCTCGCCTCGCTGCCGACCGTCAAGAAGGCGGCGTACAGCCTGGTCCCGGCCAGCCGGCGGCCGCGGGTGTCGATCCTCGGCGACGAGGTGCTCGGCCGCGTCGGCGGATACGTCAGCGGTCAGTTCCTGGTCGCGATCACCGCCGGGTTCTTCGCGTTCGTGTTCCTGGAGATCGTCGGCCTCGGCCAGTACGCCGTGGCGCTGGCGATCGTGGTCGTCTTCACCGACTTCATCCCGATGGTCGGTGGTCTGATCGGCTGCGTGATCATCACGCTGATCGGTCTGACCGACGGCCTGTGGACCGGCGTCTTCTGCCTGGCGTACGGCGTGATCTACCAGCAGATCGAGAACTACGTCGTCGCGCCGCGGATCATGCGCCGCGCCGTCGACATCCCGGGCGCGGTGACGGTGATCGCCGCACTGCTGGGTGGCGCGCTGCTCGGCGTGGTGGGCGCGCTGCTGGCGATCCCGACGGCCGCGGCCGTGCTGCTGATCATCCGCGAGGTGTGGGTCCGAAAGGCCGACGCTTCCTGA
- a CDS encoding HIT family protein: protein MSESCIFCAITAGRASARFVYEDDDACAFLDINPLRTGHTLVVPRRHVRDLTDEGAAETIASIGPALQNTARLLSTRLDADGISVLQANGAAAGQTVFHLHFHLLPRPTGDSQLTDWTADSKARETLDETHHRLRAGTG, encoded by the coding sequence ATGAGCGAGTCCTGCATCTTCTGCGCCATCACCGCTGGCCGGGCATCCGCCAGATTCGTCTACGAGGACGACGACGCCTGCGCGTTTCTCGACATCAATCCGCTACGGACCGGCCACACCCTGGTGGTCCCCCGCCGCCACGTTCGCGACCTCACCGACGAAGGCGCCGCCGAGACCATCGCGTCGATCGGCCCCGCGCTCCAGAACACGGCGCGGCTGCTCTCCACGCGATTGGATGCCGACGGCATCAGTGTCCTGCAGGCCAACGGCGCCGCAGCCGGCCAGACCGTCTTCCACCTGCACTTCCACCTGCTCCCCCGGCCCACCGGCGACAGTCAGCTCACCGACTGGACCGCTGACTCCAAGGCTCGCGAGACCCTGGACGAGACCCACCACAGGCTCAGGGCAGGAACGGGGTGA
- a CDS encoding amino acid ABC transporter permease has translation MSDWQPSALQQERIAYRRSRARRSTAIAGISSVVLVVLVAVGVGSTPGWPRVRETFFNVHRGWEALPVVAQGLWLNVRVMLICAVLIVILGMTLAIMRTLRGPIFFPLRVFAAAYTDVFRGLPLLLVIFLLGFGVPALQLRGLPNQAVIWGGAALVLTYSSYVAEVFRAGIESVHPSQRAAARSLGLSYRQTLRFVVLPQAVRRVLPPLLNDFVSLQKDSGLIAVLGVIDAIRAAQLETAEDFNFTPYVVAGLLFVALTIPLTRLTDWVARRQGWYGGGGGVV, from the coding sequence GTGAGCGACTGGCAGCCGTCCGCTCTCCAGCAGGAACGGATCGCGTACCGGCGCAGCCGGGCCCGGCGGTCGACCGCGATCGCCGGGATCAGTTCCGTAGTACTGGTCGTGCTCGTCGCGGTCGGGGTCGGCTCGACGCCGGGCTGGCCGCGGGTGCGCGAGACGTTCTTCAATGTCCATCGCGGCTGGGAGGCGTTGCCGGTCGTCGCGCAGGGGCTGTGGCTGAACGTCCGGGTGATGCTGATCTGCGCTGTGCTGATCGTGATCCTCGGGATGACGCTGGCGATCATGCGTACCTTGCGCGGGCCGATCTTCTTCCCGTTGCGGGTGTTCGCCGCCGCCTACACCGACGTGTTCCGCGGGCTGCCGTTGCTGCTGGTGATCTTTCTGCTCGGCTTCGGAGTCCCGGCGCTGCAGTTGCGCGGTTTGCCGAACCAGGCGGTGATCTGGGGTGGCGCGGCGCTGGTGCTCACCTACTCGTCGTACGTCGCGGAGGTGTTCCGCGCGGGCATCGAGTCGGTGCATCCCTCCCAACGAGCGGCGGCGCGGTCGCTCGGCTTGTCGTACCGGCAGACCCTGCGCTTCGTAGTACTGCCGCAAGCCGTACGGCGAGTGCTGCCGCCGTTGCTGAACGACTTCGTCTCGCTGCAGAAGGACTCGGGTCTGATCGCCGTCCTCGGGGTCATCGACGCGATCCGGGCGGCGCAACTCGAAACCGCCGAGGACTTCAACTTCACCCCGTACGTCGTGGCGGGGCTGCTGTTCGTCGCGCTGACGATCCCGCTGACCCGGCTGACCGACTGGGTCGCCCGGCGGCAGGGTTGGTACGGCGGCGGGGGAGGTGTGGTGTGA
- a CDS encoding fatty acid desaturase family protein: MAQPVTASARPNPGPRTGTKGSDFAPLLREVREAGLLERRTASYVIAITLNVALLAATWAGIILLGNSWLQLLLAVPLAIFTTRAAFFGHDAGHQQISKSRKWHDWLGMLHGDFLCGMSYGWWNDKHNRHHANPNHTDKDPDVGEGVLVWTLEQAEGRTGLHGWLSRNQAKIFFPLLTLEGLNLKVSSVIFLIGKRRTREARIELGLMAAHLVLYFGALFLIMSPGKAIAFAALHHALFGLHLGSVFAPNHKGMEMPDDDTNWGHLEKQVLTSRNVQGGLVVDWLMGGLNYQIEHHLFPSMPRANLRFAQPIVQSYCERIGMPYLSTGVLESYRMGLSHMHDVGKDLRAEHAARGI; encoded by the coding sequence ATGGCACAGCCCGTCACTGCTTCCGCCCGCCCGAATCCCGGTCCACGTACCGGTACGAAGGGCAGCGATTTCGCTCCGTTGCTGCGTGAGGTCAGAGAAGCCGGGCTGCTCGAGCGCCGAACGGCGTCGTACGTGATCGCGATCACCCTGAACGTGGCGCTGCTGGCGGCGACCTGGGCCGGCATCATCCTGCTCGGCAACTCGTGGCTGCAACTGCTGCTCGCCGTACCGCTGGCGATTTTCACCACCAGGGCAGCGTTCTTCGGCCACGACGCCGGCCACCAGCAGATCAGCAAGTCGCGCAAGTGGCACGACTGGCTCGGCATGCTGCACGGGGACTTCCTGTGCGGGATGAGCTACGGCTGGTGGAACGACAAGCACAACCGGCACCACGCGAACCCGAACCACACCGACAAGGACCCCGACGTCGGCGAGGGCGTGCTGGTCTGGACGCTCGAGCAGGCCGAGGGCCGGACCGGTCTGCACGGCTGGCTGAGCCGCAACCAGGCCAAGATCTTCTTCCCGCTGCTCACCCTCGAAGGCCTGAACCTCAAGGTGTCGAGCGTGATCTTCCTGATCGGCAAGCGCCGCACCCGTGAGGCCCGGATCGAACTCGGCCTGATGGCCGCCCACCTGGTCCTGTACTTCGGGGCGCTCTTCCTCATCATGTCTCCCGGCAAGGCGATCGCCTTCGCCGCGCTGCACCACGCGCTCTTCGGCCTGCACCTCGGCAGCGTGTTCGCGCCGAACCACAAGGGCATGGAGATGCCCGACGACGACACCAACTGGGGACACCTGGAGAAGCAGGTGCTGACGTCCCGCAACGTGCAGGGCGGCCTGGTCGTCGACTGGCTGATGGGCGGACTGAACTACCAGATCGAGCACCACCTGTTCCCGAGCATGCCGCGGGCGAACCTGCGCTTCGCCCAGCCGATCGTGCAGTCGTACTGCGAACGCATCGGGATGCCGTATCTGAGCACCGGCGTACTCGAGTCGTACCGGATGGGCCTGTCGCACATGCACGACGTCGGCAAGGACCTCCGCGCCGAACACGCCGCCCGCGGCATCTGA
- a CDS encoding GNAT family N-acetyltransferase yields the protein MTNPALPTARHLAGFSLPAQHPVSREWVDDELRLDLLTEQHELDVELLTDREIAALRTERFAPGRPIELMFNQWVRIAADQQVMLSMRYEGGDPAKPFVDASALSRPLQPGDVRPAASAASEYFGSLDPKYLRLWSSKPIGSFPGCLPDKRFLAGPLDVLRRAGERVPEELTLVEATSLANYEHAQAAYAAVDAAHPEHSEQAQLQSRDKLESTVEDGLLFDVLVDGTWAGYIAASPEGQNLGLPAYIVQDIILTPDYRGQGYGPHLTTLLARALHARNQLTFLLGTIHANNQGALTAALTAGRTDLGGWHQFPLSIDGEQ from the coding sequence GTGACGAATCCTGCACTGCCGACCGCCAGGCACCTGGCCGGGTTCAGCTTGCCCGCTCAGCATCCGGTGAGTCGGGAGTGGGTCGACGACGAACTGCGGCTCGACCTGCTGACCGAGCAGCACGAACTCGACGTCGAGTTGCTGACGGATCGGGAGATCGCGGCGCTCCGCACCGAGCGGTTCGCTCCGGGCCGGCCGATCGAGCTCATGTTCAACCAGTGGGTCCGGATCGCGGCCGATCAGCAGGTGATGCTCAGCATGCGGTACGAGGGCGGTGACCCGGCCAAGCCGTTCGTCGATGCCTCGGCCCTCAGTCGTCCGTTGCAGCCCGGAGATGTGCGGCCGGCGGCGAGCGCGGCCTCGGAGTACTTCGGTTCACTCGACCCGAAGTACCTGCGGCTTTGGAGTTCGAAGCCGATCGGGTCCTTCCCGGGATGTCTTCCGGACAAGCGGTTCCTCGCCGGTCCCCTCGACGTACTGCGGCGTGCGGGCGAGCGGGTGCCCGAGGAGCTGACGCTGGTCGAGGCGACGTCCCTGGCGAACTACGAGCACGCGCAGGCGGCGTACGCGGCAGTCGATGCGGCGCATCCGGAGCACTCTGAGCAGGCGCAGTTGCAAAGCCGGGACAAGCTGGAGAGCACCGTCGAGGACGGGCTGCTCTTCGACGTGCTGGTCGACGGCACCTGGGCCGGCTACATCGCGGCCTCACCCGAGGGTCAGAATCTCGGCCTCCCGGCGTACATCGTCCAGGACATCATCCTCACCCCCGACTACCGCGGACAAGGCTACGGCCCCCACCTCACCACCCTGCTCGCCCGCGCCCTCCACGCCCGCAACCAACTGACCTTCCTGCTCGGCACCATCCACGCCAACAACCAAGGCGCCCTCACCGCCGCCCTCACCGCCGGCCGCACCGACCTCGGCGGCTGGCACCAATTCCCTTTGTCTATCGACGGAGAGCAGTGA
- a CDS encoding amino acid ABC transporter ATP-binding protein: MSLLSIREVRKSFGSNVVLDRFSLEVEAGECVVLIGASGSGKSTLLRCVNLLETVDDGVIELDGYDITDPRVDADGVRSGIGIVFQAYNLFPHLTVLDNVTLAPIRVHGVPRDVARTRGLEMLDRVGLAAKATARPDELSGGQQQRAAIARALVNSPKLMLLDEVTSALDPELVGEVLDLLRELKTDGMTMLLCTHEMAFARDVADQVCFLDNGRLLESGPPSQVLENPTEPRTQEFLRRIRL, encoded by the coding sequence GTGAGCCTGCTGTCCATCCGCGAGGTGCGGAAATCCTTCGGGTCGAATGTGGTGCTCGATCGCTTCAGTCTGGAGGTCGAGGCGGGGGAGTGCGTCGTACTGATCGGCGCGTCCGGATCCGGCAAGTCGACCCTGCTCCGCTGCGTCAACCTGCTGGAGACCGTCGACGACGGCGTGATCGAGCTGGACGGCTACGACATCACCGACCCCCGCGTCGACGCCGACGGGGTCCGCTCGGGCATCGGCATCGTCTTCCAGGCCTACAACCTCTTTCCGCACCTGACGGTCCTCGACAACGTGACACTCGCCCCGATCCGCGTCCACGGCGTACCGCGTGACGTCGCTCGCACCCGCGGCCTCGAAATGCTCGACCGGGTCGGCCTGGCTGCCAAGGCGACCGCACGCCCCGACGAGCTCTCCGGCGGTCAGCAACAACGAGCCGCCATCGCGCGGGCCCTGGTCAACTCGCCCAAACTCATGCTCCTCGACGAAGTCACCTCCGCCCTCGACCCCGAACTCGTCGGCGAAGTCCTCGACCTGCTCCGCGAACTCAAGACCGACGGCATGACCATGCTCCTCTGCACCCACGAAATGGCCTTCGCCCGAGACGTAGCCGACCAGGTCTGCTTCCTCGACAACGGCCGCCTCCTCGAATCCGGCCCCCCATCCCAGGTCCTGGAAAACCCGACCGAACCCCGCACCCAGGAATTCCTCCGCCGGATCCGCCTGTAG
- a CDS encoding sensor histidine kinase, whose amino-acid sequence MTMTQAPPQAPMRFPRLAQPFIALFLAVLAELGIAFFVLNVVAVPLIAVWVGIPLLLVFVPCVRWFANCHRTLFGAITGTEIPRPYKKPPLPGILMWLRTTLSDPATWRDIAWLLANAVVGFVLTLVSAVFFFTTAFYLIYPLLVGVTPHGVFDEPFGGLITLSFWQSFGMVPLGLVAFLIWYAVGERLLKADAALGRSLLGPTESAKLAIRVRELSESRAETVDTQAAELRRIERDLHDGAQARLAALSMNLGMAEEMVSRDPAQAAALLTEARESASTALSELRDLVRGIHPPVLADRGLEGAVKALALTCPFKVDVTIELPGRPPAPVESAAYFAVAEALANIVKHSAATTAWIQITHESERLHILVGDDGVGGATVRPGGGLHGIERRLNAFDGTLTVASPTGGPTTVIMELPCESSSLKITPSSGTA is encoded by the coding sequence ATGACGATGACCCAAGCGCCGCCCCAGGCGCCGATGCGGTTCCCGCGCCTGGCGCAACCGTTCATCGCCTTGTTCCTGGCCGTCCTGGCCGAGCTGGGCATCGCCTTCTTCGTGCTCAACGTGGTCGCCGTACCGCTGATCGCGGTCTGGGTCGGCATCCCGCTGCTGCTGGTGTTCGTGCCCTGCGTCCGCTGGTTCGCGAACTGCCACCGGACGTTGTTCGGGGCCATCACCGGCACCGAGATCCCCCGCCCGTACAAGAAGCCCCCGCTGCCCGGCATCCTGATGTGGTTGCGCACGACGCTGAGCGACCCGGCCACCTGGCGCGACATCGCCTGGCTGCTGGCCAACGCCGTCGTCGGGTTCGTCCTGACGCTGGTGTCCGCGGTCTTCTTCTTCACCACTGCCTTCTACCTGATCTATCCGCTGCTGGTCGGCGTGACGCCGCACGGGGTGTTCGACGAGCCGTTCGGCGGCCTGATCACGCTCAGTTTCTGGCAGAGCTTCGGGATGGTGCCGCTCGGCCTGGTCGCGTTTCTGATCTGGTACGCCGTCGGCGAGCGGCTACTCAAGGCCGACGCCGCCCTCGGCCGGTCGCTGCTCGGGCCGACCGAGAGCGCCAAGCTGGCGATCCGGGTCCGCGAGCTGTCCGAGTCCCGCGCCGAGACCGTCGACACCCAGGCGGCCGAGCTGCGCCGGATCGAGCGCGACCTGCACGACGGGGCGCAGGCCCGGCTGGCCGCACTGAGCATGAACCTCGGCATGGCGGAGGAGATGGTCAGCCGTGACCCGGCGCAGGCCGCCGCGTTGCTGACCGAGGCGCGCGAGTCGGCGAGTACGGCGCTGTCGGAGCTGCGCGACCTCGTTCGCGGCATCCACCCGCCGGTGCTGGCCGACCGGGGACTGGAAGGCGCGGTGAAGGCGCTCGCGCTGACCTGCCCGTTCAAGGTCGACGTCACCATCGAACTGCCGGGCCGGCCGCCGGCGCCGGTGGAGTCCGCGGCGTACTTCGCGGTCGCCGAGGCGCTGGCCAACATCGTCAAGCACTCGGCCGCGACGACGGCCTGGATCCAGATCACGCACGAGTCCGAACGGCTGCACATCCTCGTCGGCGACGACGGGGTGGGCGGCGCGACGGTACGGCCCGGCGGCGGTTTACACGGAATCGAGCGGCGGCTGAACGCCTTCGACGGTACGTTGACCGTGGCCAGCCCGACCGGCGGGCCGACCACCGTGATCATGGAGTTGCCTTGCGAGTCGTCATCGCTGAAGATCACGCCCTCCTCCGGGACGGCTTGA
- a CDS encoding response regulator — protein MRVVIAEDHALLRDGLIRLLEAHDFQVVEAVDNGPRLVPALVEHRPDVAVVDVRLPPTFTDEGLKAAIEARRQVPNLPILVLSQYVEQLYARELLTGGGGAVGYLLKDRVSNVADFLDSVRRVAGGGTAMDPDVIGQLLARNTRDEPISRLTPRESEVLGLMAEGRSNAAIAAALFVTEKAVSKHTNNIFAKLDLPPSEDDNRRVMAVLTYLSSR, from the coding sequence TTGCGAGTCGTCATCGCTGAAGATCACGCCCTCCTCCGGGACGGCTTGATCCGCCTGCTCGAAGCCCACGACTTCCAGGTCGTGGAAGCCGTCGACAACGGTCCCCGGCTGGTCCCGGCGCTCGTCGAGCACCGGCCGGACGTGGCCGTTGTCGACGTCCGGCTGCCCCCGACCTTCACCGACGAGGGCCTGAAGGCCGCCATCGAGGCCCGCCGCCAGGTCCCGAACCTGCCGATCCTCGTGCTGTCGCAGTACGTCGAACAGCTCTACGCCCGCGAGCTCCTCACCGGCGGCGGCGGCGCGGTCGGTTACCTGCTGAAGGACCGGGTCTCCAACGTCGCCGACTTCCTCGACTCGGTACGCCGGGTCGCCGGCGGCGGTACCGCGATGGACCCCGACGTCATCGGCCAACTGCTGGCCCGCAACACCCGCGACGAACCGATCAGCCGGCTCACCCCGCGCGAGTCCGAGGTCCTCGGCCTGATGGCCGAAGGCCGCTCCAACGCCGCCATCGCCGCCGCCCTCTTCGTCACCGAGAAGGCCGTCTCCAAACACACCAACAACATCTTCGCCAAACTCGACCTCCCACCCTCAGAAGACGACAACCGCCGCGTGATGGCCGTCCTCACCTACCTGTCGTCGCGCTGA